From the Aquirufa lenticrescens genome, the window AAAGACGCCTTTCGTCCTTGAAAAGGTTCTACCTGAAAGTCCAAATTCACCAAAGGAGCCTTTGCCCATTCAGCTTCATCTAAATGTCCATCCGCTTTCAAGAGGCGTTCTATCTTTAACGGCTGAAATTCCTTCCGCTGTTCTAAAGGCTTAAATACCTCTTGGGAGTAGCCGCAAAAGGAGATGAAGAGTAAGAGGTAAAAACGCATTTATTTTTTGATGAAGGATAAATAGCACACGCGAATAAAAATAGGCAATCCGACCAATACCATGGGAGCGAATTGAATACCAGACCAAATAAGCCCGATAAAACACAAAATGCTGATGATTTGCAGGTATTTTTTCCATTTCAACGGATCCTTTGCAAACCAAATCACTAGAGGGAAATTCAATGGAAACAACATCAACGATGCCGGATTCCATGCCATCACCTCATGGTTAGTGGCAGTACCTAAAAAGAAGATGAACCAAGCTAAAATTCCGATTACAGAAAACAAAGCCACATCTGCAGCATATGAAAATCGTTTTTTATAGGTCGTTAACCCTACTAATACGATTAAAACACCTAAAATCACATAAGGTCCAGTGAAATCAAAACCTGCTTTATCTGACACTTCAGCATCAAATAACGTAACTGGGTTAGCCGAAAGTCCTTTGGCCAGATTAGTAGCAGACGCTAAATTATCCGGCAAATAACACGCTTGAGACGCATCAGTTTTAACGTTCGAAGGAATCCCCAAGGCTAAATTCATCCCTACAGTCACATATGAATTAGACTCCAGGTATTTATTCATCCAATCACGGTAAGATTTACCTTCCAGAGATGGGATCTGATTCCAGGTGTATTTCCCAGGTGCATTACGCTCAATCATATCGCGAATCCGCGTAGAGCAATTGTCATAGAAAAATTTATAGGCATACTCCCTATTTTCAGGCAAAAGGTTCTTTTCTAAGGCTTGGAAAATGGCATTTTTCTGAAGGGAATCGAGTTGTAATTTTTGAGCGATCATCCCACGCTTTTCGTATTGGGCATTGTAATTAAACTCATCCTGCATCGAATGAACAGAAATGGTATACGGCAGGGTCCCCATCAAGAATTTCAAATAGAAATTCTCCGTTTTAAAATCGAAAGTACCATAACTATAGGCCCGATCAATTCCATTCATCGGATCATTAACCCAGAGAATGGTATGGCCAAAAGCCGAATGCAATTCCTTGCCTGGTGCGACCGTCACTAAAACCACTTCTGCCTTAGAGCTCAACTGAGCCTTCGTAGCCAAAGAAATCAACAAGAATAAAAGGATCTTTTTCATCTATTTTCCAGCAATAACAATCACAATTTCACCTCTTACTTTATCCGGATGCGCCGTGAAATAAGCTAACACTTCTGTAGCTGTTCCTCGTATCATTTGTTCGTGCAGCTTACTTATCTCACGTCCCACCATAACTAATCGATCAGCCGAGATAAACTCAATTATTTGTTCCAATGCTTTCACTAAGCGATGCGGCGATTCATATAGAACAATCGTTCTATCTTCCTCTGCTAACGCCTTCCAGCGAGTTTGACGCCCTTTTTTATGAGGTAAAAAGCCTTCATAAACGAAACGATCTGTAGGGAAACCGGAGTTCACTAAAGCAGGAACAAAGGCCGTTGCACCGGGTAATGATTCCACCTCAATGCCATTATCTACACATGCTTTCACTAGAAGATAACCTGGATCAGAGATACCTGGTGTTCCCGCATCAGAAATTAAGGCTAATGATTTACCTTCCTTTAACATCTTGATAACCCCCGGAACACCGGTGTGTTCATTGTGGGCGTGGTGGGAATACAAAGGTTTGGAGATATTAAGATGCTTCAGTAATTGACCTGAATTGCGTGTATCTTCCGCTAAAATCCCGTCTACCTCTCCCAGTACCCGAATGGCACGCAGCGTGATATCTTCTAAATTCCCAATGGGGGTAGGTACGAGGTATAATTTCATTCCGAAATTTAATTAAATGACCTGAAACAAAAAAAGCGAAACTTTCGTTTCGCTTTTCGCTCTGGTAGAGAGTGAGGGATTCGAACCCCCGGACCTGTAACAGTCAACAGTTTTCAAGACTGCCGCAATCGACCACTCTGCCAACTCTCTGTCTCCTTAAGAGATTGCAAAAGTAAGGCGTTTTTCCAGATTTTGCAATACTCTTATTCAAAATTTTAGATAAAATTCAAGATATAATCTCTTTTCGCCTGAAAATCAAGGGCATCCGGAATCCAATTAATTTCAATTCCGGCCCGCTCCATTTTCCTAAAATACGTCATTTGGCGTTTAGCAAACTGGTGAATCGCCGTTTCCAAGCCTTTTTCAAATTCCTCTTTGGTAATTATTCCCTCCACATAATTCACGATCCATTTATATTCCAAGCCCATCCAACGCAATTCTTCTGGATGGACCCCATCAAATAAAAGCTGCTGGACTTCTTCTAACATCCCCTCATTCAATCTAGCCTGAAAACGAGTACTTATTTTCTCTCTTCTCGTTTCAGTGGATGGGTTTAGGCCGAAAACGGTATACTTAAATTGAATGTCTAAAGGTTCAGACAAGAAATGAGGCACATGGGAGAATTGGTAATTAGCTAACAAAGATTCTATATACAACCCTGTTCCGCCACAAAGTATGGGTTGTTTTCCTCTCGCAAAAACGTCGTTGATTGCATCGAAAGCGGCCTTTTGGAAATGAGCAACGGAGAAAGCCTCTCCTATTTCATGGCTATCGATTAGATGATATGGGATGAAACCATATTCCTTTAAGTCTTTTCCGGTACCTATATCGAGGCGACGGTAAATTTGGCGGGAGTCTGCAGAAATGATTTCGCCATCTAAGGCGCACGCTAGTTCTACGGCTAATGCCGTTTTACCACTAGCAGTAGGTCCCAATAAAACGATAAGCTTCTGATCAGTAGACATAACGTAATTTTAAATTCCCTTTATTCATTCTGTTACCTAATTGAATGGGGGCCGTCTCTCCTATTTTGGCAAATCCTACAGACAAAAAACCTTTACCCGTATTCCATTCCTTGTCCACGTAGGTCATCACATTGTGTGTTTCTGGATGCAAATCTTTATAGGCTTGCAAGAATTTCGTCAAACCTCCTACGAGACGAATGCTGGATAAAGTGGCAATTTCCACTAATTCTCCTGAATGACATCCCTCAAGTCCGGCTTCTTTCATCTTTATCGATTTCCCAAAAACTGCCACCGCTAGCAGTGGATGACCCTCGTAGGTATAGGTACTTTCAATCCCCCGAAAAACACGATGAGGTGGAACGATACAGCCTAGATAGCTAGAACCTTTTAAAAAACCTTTCACGTGCTCATTGTCTAAAAATTCCCGTGCCGTCTCCGAATCAATCGAAACGATACGGGTGTCGCGGGCAAAAACAGAACGTAAAGACTTCACTCGAGCAATTATATGTTTTTCAATAGAGGAGCGTCGCATGAGCCATTGATCTTCCCCAATACAAATATCACCCTCCTGGCTTTCTCCTGGAATTGCTTTTACGCGTACCTTTGACCCCTCTTGTTGCCATAAGTCACCACCCATCGATTGAAAACCGATTGAAAGGAGGAAATGAGCGAGGGTATGTGGGAACTCTTTTAGCATAAAACGTGTAAATATACAGTAGAATTAGGCGCAAAAGCGCTTTGAAAACAAAAAAACATATTAGAATGGACTATAGATTTGAGGCGAGCCGAAAAGAGGTTTCCACCTTTACAAACCAAGAAATCAGAGATAATTTCTTAATCTCAACCATCTTTCAAGCCGATGAAATTAAATTAACCTACACCATTTATGATCGTATGATCATCGGTGGAGCCATGCCTGTATTGAACACGTTGCACCTACCAAATCCAGAAAAATTACGGGCTAATTTCTTCCTTGAAAGACGTGAATTAGGGATTATCAACGTAGGTGGAAAAGGAACGGTGACTGCGGATGGAGAACAATTTACCATCGATAAATTAGGGGCTGTTTATGTGGGTCGTGGCGTAAAAGAGGTAAGCTTTAGCTCGGAATCTTCGGATAATCCGGCGCAATTCTACCTATTGTCTTCCCCAGCGCACGCAAATTACCCGAATGCGAAATTAGATCGCGAGCAGGTGACGACAGTGGTTTTAGGAAGTTTAGAGACTTCGAATCACCGCACTATCTATAAATACATTCACAACGAGGGCATTCAATCCTGCCAATTAGTGATGGGATTGACGATTTTAGAACCGGGTTCGGTTTGGAATACGATGCCGGCTCACGTACACGATAGAAGAATGGAAGCGTATTTATACTTCGATGTTACACCAGGTCACGCTGTATTGCATTTGATGGGCGAAACAACGGAGACGAAGCACATTTGGGTGCATAACCACCAAGCAATTATTTCTCCACCTTGGTCGATTCACAGTGGATCTGGCACAAAGAACTATTCCTTTATTTGGGGAATGGCGGGTGAAAACAAAGATTATACCGATATGGATTTCGCTGAAATCGCTGATTTACGTTAAGATGAAAAAACTAATCGTTCTTTTTTTAGGTCTAAGCACCGCTGTGACCGCCCAAAATTACTCGGAGCTAATGGCTAAATCCATTATGCACACCCACCCGGATTCGATTACCGTGAAAGTAGGAAAACCTGCAGGTTGGGATTATGAGCAAGGTTTGGTATTGAAAGCTTTAGAGCATGTGTACCAAAGAACTGGTGACGCCACCTACTTTAACTACATTAAAAAGAACATCGACAGTTTCGTAGATGCCAATGGTAACATTCGCACCTACCATTTTGATGAATTCAATTCTGATAACATCACTACGGGACGTATGCTCCTGTATCTGTACCAAGAATTAGGCGACGAGCGCTATAAAAAGGCCGCTGACCTGTTAAGAAAGCAGATTTCAGCGCAACCAAGAGATGCAGATGGCGGATTTTGGCATAAGAAAAGATACCCTAACCAAATGTGGTTAGACGGACTCTATATGTTAGAACCATTCTATGCAGAATATGGTCAAATCACACAACAAGACAATTGGGCTGACATCGTCAAGCAGTTTCAGTTAATGTACAAAGGCGCGATTGATCCGAAAACGGGGCTTTTATTTCACGCCTACGATCAAGCTAAAGCACAGCCTTGGGCTGATAAATCGAACGGACATTCGCCTAATTTTTGGGGTCGTTCGATGGGTTGGTATGTGATGGCCTTAGTTGATGTCCTGGATTATATGCCTAAGAATCACCCATCAAGGGGGATCTTAATCCAACAATTAAATCAATTATCAGCTGCGATCGCAAAGATTCAGGATCCGACTTCGGGTGTTTGGTATCAATTACCGGGTTATCCAGGCAAAAAAGGTAACTATTTCGAGGCCTCTTGTTCGAACATGTTCGTTTATGCCTTCGCTAAGGGCGTTAGAAAAGGATATTTACCTGC encodes:
- a CDS encoding Lnb N-terminal periplasmic domain-containing protein encodes the protein MKKILLFLLISLATKAQLSSKAEVVLVTVAPGKELHSAFGHTILWVNDPMNGIDRAYSYGTFDFKTENFYLKFLMGTLPYTISVHSMQDEFNYNAQYEKRGMIAQKLQLDSLQKNAIFQALEKNLLPENREYAYKFFYDNCSTRIRDMIERNAPGKYTWNQIPSLEGKSYRDWMNKYLESNSYVTVGMNLALGIPSNVKTDASQACYLPDNLASATNLAKGLSANPVTLFDAEVSDKAGFDFTGPYVILGVLIVLVGLTTYKKRFSYAADVALFSVIGILAWFIFFLGTATNHEVMAWNPASLMLFPLNFPLVIWFAKDPLKWKKYLQIISILCFIGLIWSGIQFAPMVLVGLPIFIRVCYLSFIKK
- the rsmI gene encoding 16S rRNA (cytidine(1402)-2'-O)-methyltransferase, translated to MKLYLVPTPIGNLEDITLRAIRVLGEVDGILAEDTRNSGQLLKHLNISKPLYSHHAHNEHTGVPGVIKMLKEGKSLALISDAGTPGISDPGYLLVKACVDNGIEVESLPGATAFVPALVNSGFPTDRFVYEGFLPHKKGRQTRWKALAEEDRTIVLYESPHRLVKALEQIIEFISADRLVMVGREISKLHEQMIRGTATEVLAYFTAHPDKVRGEIVIVIAGK
- a CDS encoding tRNA (adenosine(37)-N6)-dimethylallyltransferase, whose amino-acid sequence is MSTDQKLIVLLGPTASGKTALAVELACALDGEIISADSRQIYRRLDIGTGKDLKEYGFIPYHLIDSHEIGEAFSVAHFQKAAFDAINDVFARGKQPILCGGTGLYIESLLANYQFSHVPHFLSEPLDIQFKYTVFGLNPSTETRREKISTRFQARLNEGMLEEVQQLLFDGVHPEELRWMGLEYKWIVNYVEGIITKEEFEKGLETAIHQFAKRQMTYFRKMERAGIEINWIPDALDFQAKRDYILNFI
- the kduI gene encoding 5-dehydro-4-deoxy-D-glucuronate isomerase, producing MDYRFEASRKEVSTFTNQEIRDNFLISTIFQADEIKLTYTIYDRMIIGGAMPVLNTLHLPNPEKLRANFFLERRELGIINVGGKGTVTADGEQFTIDKLGAVYVGRGVKEVSFSSESSDNPAQFYLLSSPAHANYPNAKLDREQVTTVVLGSLETSNHRTIYKYIHNEGIQSCQLVMGLTILEPGSVWNTMPAHVHDRRMEAYLYFDVTPGHAVLHLMGETTETKHIWVHNHQAIISPPWSIHSGSGTKNYSFIWGMAGENKDYTDMDFAEIADLR